A single Theropithecus gelada isolate Dixy chromosome 7b, Tgel_1.0, whole genome shotgun sequence DNA region contains:
- the ZC2HC1C gene encoding zinc finger C2HC domain-containing protein 1C isoform X1: MAGLQRLASHLPVGVMLPHNTTEAPGPHSAKQDSYEQSDSSQQSLKGHLRNNFQKQLLSNKELTLDKVHIHPKWNTHTKARSYSYPHCTGISHQDAGSDFQGQGNGLFYSSGPQSWYPKANNQDFIPFTKKRVGVDRAYPLKPVVHRKSCSTGESGTDGDQNVYPRPPELREFSSRNFDVRNQVNFSVVDPVLAAMQAEKALANLDRMEWVQIRRLEAAGESLEEEIRRKQILLRGKLKKTEEELRRIQTQKEQAKENENRELRKIIFPRSRVKGNNSNTTHKAVFSPEFDFEEEFSRDRREDETWGRSQQNSSPFQLSDYRIQRLKRERLVASNNKIRDRVSEPSMEKFSPPSETPGGALQGSARNSSLSMAPDSSGSSGSTEEPQLGECSHCGRKFLLFRLERHSNICSRMQGSKRKVFDSSRARAKGTELEQYLNWKGPASAKAEPPQKNNWRQKHESFIHTLRQAREVQQVTAKGENRSHLPPILPAENPDYIQCPHCSHPFAPKVAEQHIPKCKTIKNRPPPPRKHYS; the protein is encoded by the exons ATGGCTGGTCTCCAGCGGTTGGCATCACATCTGCCTGTGGGCGTTATGCTTCCACATAATACCACAGAAGCTCCAGGGCCCCACTCAGCCAAGCAAGACTCTTACGAACAAAGTGACTCTTCCCAGCAGTCTTTGAAGGGGCACCTGAGGAACAATTTCCAGAAGCAGCTTTTGAGCAACAAAGAGTTGACTCTGGATAAAGTCCATATTCACCCCAAATGGAACACCCACACAAAAGCCCGGAGCTACTCCTATCCCCACTGTACTGGAATCAGCCACCAAGATGCAGGAAGTGATTTCCAGGGCCAAGGAAATGGTTTGTTTTACTCATCAGGCCCTCAATCCTGGTATCCCAAAGCCAATAACCAGGACTTTATCCCCTTTACAAAGAAACGAGTTGGAGTGGACCGGGCGTACCCACTGAAACCCGTAGTCCACAGGAAGTCGTGCAGTACAGGTGAGTCTGGCACTGATGGGGACCAGAATGTCTACCCAAGGCCCCCTGAACTGAGAGAGTTTTCATCCAGGAACTTTGATGTGAGGAACCAGGTCAACTTTTCTGTGGTTGATCCTGTTCTTGCTGCCATGCAGGCGGAGAAGGCCTTGGCAAACTTGGACAGGATGGAGTGGGTGCAGATCCGAAGACTAGAAGCTGCAGGGGAGAGCTTAGAGGAGGAAATCCGAAGAAAGCAGATtctcctgaggggaaagctgaagaAGACAGAGGAGGAACTCAGAAGGATCCAGACGCAAAAGGAACAggccaaggaaaatgaaaacagagagcTACGGAAAATTATATTCCCCAGGAGCAGAGTTAAAGGTAATAACAGCAACACCACGCACAAAGCTGTCTTCTCCCCAGAATTTGATTTTGAGGAAgaatttagtagagacaggagagAGGATGAAACTTGGGGACGGTCTCAACAAAATTCGAGTCCATTCCAGCTCTCTGATTATAGAATCCAGAGACTCAAAAGGGAAAGGCTGGTAGCAAGCAATAACAAAATTCGAGACCGAGTCTCAGAGCCGTCGATGGAGAAGTTCTCCCCGCCTTCAGAAACACCAGGCGGTGCTTTGCAGGGATCTGCCAGAAATTCCAGCCTGTCCATGGCACCAGACTCCTCAGGTTCCAGCGGCTCCACTGAAGAGCCACAACTGGGTGAGTGCAGCCACTGTGGGCGAAAATTCCTCTTGTTCAGGCTGGAGAGACACTCCAACATCTGCAGCAGGATGCAGGGTTCCAAGAGGAAAGTGTTTGACTCCTCCAGGGCCCGGGCTAAGGGCACAGAACTAGAGCAGTACTTGAACTGGAAGGGGCCAGCTTCAGCCAAG GCTGAACCTCCTCAGAAGAACAACTGGAGACAGAAGCACGAATCTTTTATCCATACGCTCCGCCAGGCTCGAGAGGTCCAGCAGGTAACTGCCAAAGGTGAAAACCGTTCACACTTGCCTCCCATCCTGCCTGCAGAAAACCCAGACTACATTCAGTGTCCTCACTGTAGCCACCCCTTTGCTCCCAAGGTGGCTGAGCAACACATTCCCAAGTGTAAGACCATCAAGAACCGTCCTCCACCTCCAAGGAAGCATTATAGTTGA
- the ZC2HC1C gene encoding zinc finger C2HC domain-containing protein 1C isoform X2 has translation MAGLQRLASHLPVGVMLPHNTTEAPGPHSAKQDSYEQSDSSQQSLKGHLRNNFQKQLLSNKELTLDKVHIHPKWNTHTKARSYSYPHCTGISHQDAGSDFQGQGNGLFYSSGPQSWYPKANNQDFIPFTKKRVGVDRAYPLKPVVHRKSCSTGESGTDGDQNVYPRPPELREFSSRNFDVRNQVNFSVVDPVLAAMQAEKALANLDRMEWVQIRRLEAAGESLEEEIRRKQILLRGKLKKTEEELRRIQTQKEQAKENENRELRKIIFPRSRVKG, from the exons ATGGCTGGTCTCCAGCGGTTGGCATCACATCTGCCTGTGGGCGTTATGCTTCCACATAATACCACAGAAGCTCCAGGGCCCCACTCAGCCAAGCAAGACTCTTACGAACAAAGTGACTCTTCCCAGCAGTCTTTGAAGGGGCACCTGAGGAACAATTTCCAGAAGCAGCTTTTGAGCAACAAAGAGTTGACTCTGGATAAAGTCCATATTCACCCCAAATGGAACACCCACACAAAAGCCCGGAGCTACTCCTATCCCCACTGTACTGGAATCAGCCACCAAGATGCAGGAAGTGATTTCCAGGGCCAAGGAAATGGTTTGTTTTACTCATCAGGCCCTCAATCCTGGTATCCCAAAGCCAATAACCAGGACTTTATCCCCTTTACAAAGAAACGAGTTGGAGTGGACCGGGCGTACCCACTGAAACCCGTAGTCCACAGGAAGTCGTGCAGTACAGGTGAGTCTGGCACTGATGGGGACCAGAATGTCTACCCAAGGCCCCCTGAACTGAGAGAGTTTTCATCCAGGAACTTTGATGTGAGGAACCAGGTCAACTTTTCTGTGGTTGATCCTGTTCTTGCTGCCATGCAGGCGGAGAAGGCCTTGGCAAACTTGGACAGGATGGAGTGGGTGCAGATCCGAAGACTAGAAGCTGCAGGGGAGAGCTTAGAGGAGGAAATCCGAAGAAAGCAGATtctcctgaggggaaagctgaagaAGACAGAGGAGGAACTCAGAAGGATCCAGACGCAAAAGGAACAggccaaggaaaatgaaaacagagagcTACGGAAAATTATATTCCCCAGGAGCAGAGTTAAAG GCTGA